The Spirochaetota bacterium genomic interval TGCTGAACGTCACGCCCGACCACCTAGACCGCTACGACGGCATGGAGAGCTATTTCGCCGCGAAGATGCGCATCGTGAAAAACCAGGGCGTGGACGATTACCTCGTCTACAACCTGGACGACGCCAGGGTCGCCGCGTCCGCCTCCGGGGTGAACGCCCGTGCCTATTCCTTTTCGCTTTCGGACCGGCGGGCCGACGCCTATTGCGAACACGGCGCGGTGTACCTGCGCACGGGGGAACGCAGCGAGCGCGTGCTGGAAGCCTCCGCGCTCCAGATCATGGGCGTGCATAACGTCCAGAACGCGATGGCGGCCCTGCTCATGGTGCGCGCGGTGTTCGCGAAGTCGGGCAGGGCGTTCGACGCGGCGCGCGCCGCGTCGGCCTGCGCCTCGTTCAAGGGGCTCGCGCACCGCATGGAGCGGCTCGGGGATTTTGAGGGGCGTCTCTTCATAAACGATTCAAAGGCGACGACGGTGGGCGCGGTCGAGATGGCGCTCCGGAGCCTCGCCTCGCAGGGCGTGCTCATCCTGGGAGGGCGCACCAAGGGCGACGACTATTCCAGGCTCCGCGCGGTGCTTCCCGGCAGGGTGAAGGCGCTTGTGTTCATAGGCGAGTCGGCGGACGAGTTCGCGGAAATTTTCAAGGGGTTCGCGTGCGAAAAGGCATCGTCCATGGACGAGGCCGTCGCCCGGGCGATGAGGCTATCGGCCCCCGGCGACGCCGTGCTCCTTTCCCCCGCGTGCGCGTCGTTCGACTGGTTCAAAAATTTCGAGGAGCGCGGCGACGCGTTCCGCGTGTCGTTCAAAAAGCTTGGGAGGGGGGAGATCGCGTGGACCTGAAATCGGTCATCGATACCCGGCGCAGGGCCGAGCCCGACCTGGTGCTCTTCACCCTGGTGCTCGTCCTCGCGGGAATCGGCATCGCGATGAGCTACAGCGCGAGCGCCGCGTTCGCGATCAGGACGTTCGGCGACGCGCTCCATTTCCTGAAGCGCCAGCTCGCCTGGATCGTGCTGGGGTCGGCGGCGCTCTTCGTGGTGCAGGGCATCGACTACAAGATATACGCGCGCTACACGCGCCTTATGCTCCTGGGGGTGCTTCTCCTCCTCGTGATCGTGCTCATTCCGGGACTCGGGCACAGCGCGAAGGGGAGCGCGCGCTGGCTGGGGTTTGGCGGGCTGGGGATACAGCCCTCCGAGTTCGTAAAGATCGCCGTGGTCATCTACCTCGCGAAGGTATTCTCCACCGAGTACGACGGCGTCGTGAACCACGTGATCCAGATACTCGTCCCCATGATCATCGTCGCGATCATGTTCGTGCTCATCATGATGCAGCCGGATTTCGGCACCGCGATCACGCTCGTCTCGGTCTCGGCGATCATCCTGTTCGTCTCGGGATTCCCCTTCATGTATATCCTGATGCTCGGCATCATAAGCATACCCATGTTCTACCTGCTCGTCTACCAGGTGAGCTACCGGCGCGAGCGCATCTTCGCGTTCCTGAACCCGTGGAGAAACCGCTACGGCATAGGCTACCACGTGATCCAGTCCTTCACCGCGTTCAAGAAGGGCGGGTTCCTGGGCGAGGGACTGGGGAACGGCACCCAGAAGCTGGGAAGGCTCCCCGAACCTCACACGGACTTCATCTTCGCGGTGATCGCGGAGGAGGCGGGGCTCCTGGGGACGCTCGTCATCGTGGGACTTTTCTGCGCGCTCTTCTGGCGTGGCATGAAAATCGCGCTCGCGGCGCCGGACGAATTCGGCAGGCTCCTGGCCATGGGGATCACGCTCCTGCTCGTGGTGCAGGCGTTCACCAACATCGCGGTCGTGACCGGGAGCCTTCCCACGACGGGGATTCCGCTCCCGTTCATCTCGTACGGGGGCTCGTCCATGCTCACGAGCATGATCGGGGTCGGCATACTGTTGAACATATCGCGCTACCGCGAGGCGGCGCCGGAGAATCTTAAGGGCGGCATAGAGGTGTGGCAATGAAACCGGAATGTGTACTGATCACCGGAGGCGGGACCGGGGGGCATCTCTCCCCGGGTATCGCCCTCTACGAGGAATTCACGGCGAAAAACATACAGGCGTACATGCTCGCGGGGAAGAGGGACGCGCGGTTCACCTATCTCAAGGAGTTGGGGGAAGGGCACCTGCTCCTGTACGGCGCGCCCTCCTTCACGAAGAACCCGCTCAAGCTCCCGTTTTTCCTGCTCGCGTTCGGTTTCGCCGTTATGCGCGCTATGCGGATCATCCGCAAAACCGGGGCCCAGGCGGTGGTCGGCATGGGGGGATACGTATCGGGACCCGCACTCATCGCGGCGCGGTTCAAGGGGGTTCCGATATACCTGTGCGAGCAGAACACGGTTCCCGGGAGGGTCACCTCGTTCTTCGCGAAAAAGGCGGCGCGCGTGTTCACCACCTTCGAGGCGACCGCGAACTATTTCAAGAAGGACGTCGCGCAAAAACTGCTCCCCGCGGGGAATCCGATACGCAAGAAGATCCTCGCGCAGGTCGACCGGGACACGGCGCGCAGGCACTTCAACCTGCGTCACTGCAAGCGGGTCGTGCTCGCGATCGGCGGGAGCCAGGGGGCGCTCCGGATCAACGAGCTCATGCTCGGCCTCAAGCGGCAGTTCCCACGCGACTTCCAGGAGACGGGCATCATCTGGAGCACGGGGGACCTGAGCTTCCGGAAGTACAAGGACCAGGTCCACGCCTCCAACAACGCGGGCTCGGTCTATATGTCCCCCTTCATCGAGGAGGTGACGCTGGCCTACCGCGCGAGCGACCTGGCGATCAGCCGCGCGGGCTCGGGGGTCATGATGGAGATCGCGGCGATGGGGCTTCCCTCGGTGCTCATCCCGTTCCCCTTCGCGGCGCAGGACCACCAGGACAAGAACGCGGACGTGTTCGCGGAGGCGGGGGCGAGCCTCAAGATTTCCAACAGCGACGCCGCCCCTGAAAAGGCGGGCCCCGCGATCCTTGAGCTTTTAAACAATCCCTCGCGCCTGCAGCGCATGGCCGCGCGTGCGCTCGAGGTCGCGAAGCCGGACGCGGCGGCGGACATAGTCAAAACGATCATGAGCGATATCGCACAACGGTAAAGGGGCGGAAACGTGTTTCGTAAATCGAACAAAATGCATTTTATCGGGATAGGCGGGATCGGCATGAGCGGGATCGCCGAGATCCTCATCAACCTGGGGTACGAGGTTTCGGGCTCGGATCTCCGGGAATCGGAACAGACGAAGCGCCTGGCGGCGCTCGGGGCGAAAATTTATATCGGACACCGGTCCTCGAATATCGGCGACTACAGCGTGGTGGTAAGCTCGAGCGCCATCAGCGCGGCCAACCCGGAGGTCGCCGAGGCGCGCGCACGCAGGATACCGATCGTCCACCGCTCCGAGATGCTCGCCGAGCTCGTGCGTCTCAAGCACGGCGTGGGCGTCGCCGGCACGCACGGCAAGACCACGACCTCCAGCATGCTCGCCTACGTCCTCTATGCGGGCGGGATGAACCCCACCTCGGTCATAGGCGGGAAGGTGCTTAACTTCGGCACCAACGCGAAGATTGGCCAGGGGGAATACATCGTCTTCGAGGCGGACGAGTCCGACGGCTCGTTCCTGCGCCTCATGCCCACGATCGCCGTCGTCACGAATATAGACGCCGATCACCTGGACCACTACAAGTATTTCGAGGCAATCAAGGAAGCCTTCCTCACCTACATCAACAACGTGCCCTTTTACGGGTTCTCGGCCCTGTGCGCGGACGACAACGTCATCGCCGAGCTCCTGCCCCGGATCGATCGCCCCTACGTCACCTACGGGTTCTCCGAGGGCGCGGATTTCCGCGCGCGCGACGTGCGCGCCGCGAACGGCTCCACCTCCTACGACGCGTATTACAAGGACGACCCCCTGGGCACGATCACGCTGAACCTGCTGGGGCGCCACAACGTCGTGAACTCGCTGGCGGTGGTCGCGGTGGCGCTCGACCTGGGAATGAGCTTCAAGGCGATCCGGGACGGGATCGCGCAGTTCCGCGGCGTGGGCCGCAGGATGGAGAGGATCGGTGAGGAGCGCGGCGTACTCGTCATGGACGATTACGGGCACCATCCCACCGAGGTACGCGCGACGCTCGAAGCCATGAAGGGACTGGGACGGCGCATCGTCGCAATCTTCCAGCCCCACCGCTATTCCCGCACCCAGGTGCTCTGGGACGATTTCGGCCAGTGTTTTCCCAACGCCGATATACTCTTCCTCACCGAGATCTACCCGGCGGGGGAGGAGCCCGTCGAGGGCGTATCGAGCGCGCTCATCGCGGGCTCGGTGAAGAAGCACGAGGGACGCGACGTGCCCGTGATCGGGAGGCTTGACGAGATCCCGTCCGCGGTGCTTCCGGGCCTGCGCGAGGGGGACGTGGTCCTCACCCTGGGCGCGGGCGACATCTACAAGGCGGGGCCCATGATACTTGCGGCG includes:
- the murD gene encoding UDP-N-acetylmuramoyl-L-alanine--D-glutamate ligase, yielding MKRKMNGHTEHTSVLVVGLGYRTGLAAANFLHARGSRVAVSDVKSEKDLAPITGKLARGVRVFAGNQDPSILDEGFDLLVLSPGVPQTIPLVADARRRGIPVIAEIELAYRYIRGKIIAITGTDGKSTTTTLTGHILAEMGEHAFVGGNIGIPLISLVDRTTDESVSVVELSSFQLETVEEFTPDVAAVLNVTPDHLDRYDGMESYFAAKMRIVKNQGVDDYLVYNLDDARVAASASGVNARAYSFSLSDRRADAYCEHGAVYLRTGERSERVLEASALQIMGVHNVQNAMAALLMVRAVFAKSGRAFDAARAASACASFKGLAHRMERLGDFEGRLFINDSKATTVGAVEMALRSLASQGVLILGGRTKGDDYSRLRAVLPGRVKALVFIGESADEFAEIFKGFACEKASSMDEAVARAMRLSAPGDAVLLSPACASFDWFKNFEERGDAFRVSFKKLGRGEIAWT
- the ftsW gene encoding putative lipid II flippase FtsW, which encodes MRKGIVHGRGRRPGDEAIGPRRRRAPFPRVRVVRLVQKFRGARRRVPRVVQKAWEGGDRVDLKSVIDTRRRAEPDLVLFTLVLVLAGIGIAMSYSASAAFAIRTFGDALHFLKRQLAWIVLGSAALFVVQGIDYKIYARYTRLMLLGVLLLLVIVLIPGLGHSAKGSARWLGFGGLGIQPSEFVKIAVVIYLAKVFSTEYDGVVNHVIQILVPMIIVAIMFVLIMMQPDFGTAITLVSVSAIILFVSGFPFMYILMLGIISIPMFYLLVYQVSYRRERIFAFLNPWRNRYGIGYHVIQSFTAFKKGGFLGEGLGNGTQKLGRLPEPHTDFIFAVIAEEAGLLGTLVIVGLFCALFWRGMKIALAAPDEFGRLLAMGITLLLVVQAFTNIAVVTGSLPTTGIPLPFISYGGSSMLTSMIGVGILLNISRYREAAPENLKGGIEVWQ
- a CDS encoding UDP-N-acetylglucosamine--N-acetylmuramyl-(pentapeptide) pyrophosphoryl-undecaprenol N-acetylglucosamine transferase, producing MKPECVLITGGGTGGHLSPGIALYEEFTAKNIQAYMLAGKRDARFTYLKELGEGHLLLYGAPSFTKNPLKLPFFLLAFGFAVMRAMRIIRKTGAQAVVGMGGYVSGPALIAARFKGVPIYLCEQNTVPGRVTSFFAKKAARVFTTFEATANYFKKDVAQKLLPAGNPIRKKILAQVDRDTARRHFNLRHCKRVVLAIGGSQGALRINELMLGLKRQFPRDFQETGIIWSTGDLSFRKYKDQVHASNNAGSVYMSPFIEEVTLAYRASDLAISRAGSGVMMEIAAMGLPSVLIPFPFAAQDHQDKNADVFAEAGASLKISNSDAAPEKAGPAILELLNNPSRLQRMAARALEVAKPDAAADIVKTIMSDIAQR
- a CDS encoding UDP-N-acetylmuramate--L-alanine ligase — encoded protein: MFRKSNKMHFIGIGGIGMSGIAEILINLGYEVSGSDLRESEQTKRLAALGAKIYIGHRSSNIGDYSVVVSSSAISAANPEVAEARARRIPIVHRSEMLAELVRLKHGVGVAGTHGKTTTSSMLAYVLYAGGMNPTSVIGGKVLNFGTNAKIGQGEYIVFEADESDGSFLRLMPTIAVVTNIDADHLDHYKYFEAIKEAFLTYINNVPFYGFSALCADDNVIAELLPRIDRPYVTYGFSEGADFRARDVRAANGSTSYDAYYKDDPLGTITLNLLGRHNVVNSLAVVAVALDLGMSFKAIRDGIAQFRGVGRRMERIGEERGVLVMDDYGHHPTEVRATLEAMKGLGRRIVAIFQPHRYSRTQVLWDDFGQCFPNADILFLTEIYPAGEEPVEGVSSALIAGSVKKHEGRDVPVIGRLDEIPSAVLPGLREGDVVLTLGAGDIYKAGPMILAALRERGKA